The Deinococcus betulae sequence CTTCCCTGGATGGAGATCTCTGGCCTGCATTTCGAGTCTCCAATCCTCAAAGGGGAAAGCGAGTAGATCGGCAAAGCGCCGCCTGCACTGCCCAAAATTGAATGGTGACTCTACGCTCTCCAAATGGGCCGCCACATTATGTAGGCGTTCAAGGTAGGTGGAATACACCCCCCGGCTATTGAGAAGGCCGACAGCTTTGTTGGCACTGCCAGTTGCCTGACCAGGCAGGAATCCAAGTTCTCGAGCGGCCTCTACCCAGCTATACTCACCACACAGGCGCACAAGGTCCATAGTGATGAAAGACCGGATATGCCGTGAGCCCATCTCTGTGCCTTCGAACAGAGGGGCGAATTCCTCCATGTATGCCCTTGGCCAAAGTAGTTGGGGAATAGCGTCCGGCTCAAAGGCGTACGGCCGATCCGGGTGGTGGCTGTAAGGGCTGATATACCCTGAGCGCCGTTTCGCAGATGCCTGAGGCAGCACTGCAGTGTCGAAGGCTTTGAGCAGCAGGCCCTTTAGTTTGAAATACTTGCTAAGTGTTCGGAAACTGTGGGTCTTGAAGCGGCGTGCCTGATCAAGTAAAGGGCTCAGATTTTCACTTAGAGTATCCAAGGTAGATGAGGCGAGAAGTTCGACAGCGGTTGGCAGGAACGCGCACATCCATTCGGGTGTCCAAGTCGTAGGAGAGCTCCGATAGCGTCGCTTTACCGCATCTTTGCCGAAGCCACGTTCTACAGCGTGTCGCCTAGCGGTTTCCAAGGCAATAGGTGGGAGGCCCTCGCCGAGATCCTCAGGATCGGCGCCGTAGTCAAGCAGTGAAAGAACACTGCGAAGGTAATCGAAGTATTCGACGCCAGTGACCATTTCCCCCGAAACCTGACCTTGCCCAGTGCTGAGCACATCCTCAATGACTTTTTGGGCATGCAGTACGCGTGGGTAACCGGATACGTCTGTAGTAACGAGTTCTGCGAGGGGCTGACCACAGGATTGTGCGGCGCGTCCCGCATCTGCCTCGCCGGTGGCTGGGGGATTGCGGCAGGTTCTGGGATCTGGCACCACAGTTGGGTAGCTGGGCATACCACCCATGCTCTGACGGAAGTTGCCATGGGGTCGAACGCAACGTGGGCAGGTACTACTGAGGAGAACCTTGTGAGTGCTACAT is a genomic window containing:
- a CDS encoding TniQ family protein, producing MRIGLRQFTFAPRPKLGQSFASYMETTAAELVPPVDLLTLLLSIGIIEEDHQRALPIAYGMTLTEQQIDNMSFTLRLSRQDIAQLLLTHYDGRVFTLAPMDPRHKNASTSAVRKNSTLFTTQRLCPCCMQEEPYFRLAHRLPWMFLCSTHKVLLSSTCPRCVRPHGNFRQSMGGMPSYPTVVPDPRTCRNPPATGEADAGRAAQSCGQPLAELVTTDVSGYPRVLHAQKVIEDVLSTGQGQVSGEMVTGVEYFDYLRSVLSLLDYGADPEDLGEGLPPIALETARRHAVERGFGKDAVKRRYRSSPTTWTPEWMCAFLPTAVELLASSTLDTLSENLSPLLDQARRFKTHSFRTLSKYFKLKGLLLKAFDTAVLPQASAKRRSGYISPYSHHPDRPYAFEPDAIPQLLWPRAYMEEFAPLFEGTEMGSRHIRSFITMDLVRLCGEYSWVEAARELGFLPGQATGSANKAVGLLNSRGVYSTYLERLHNVAAHLESVESPFNFGQCRRRFADLLAFPFEDWRLEMQARDLHPGKPGGKNKWAAAHAWALLTAGHPRRAPVFRELGEREYKNQLEIFYRFNRDHLDNLWPLIRALSIQFTDFETLAGEAELGAQEK